TTGGAATTCGAAATATGTTTCGtaagcaattataattaaataataatttgaatggtTCCATTAAACGACGAAAATACGATAATATGCAATTATTACGAgtgcattaattattatgacttTTTCTATTCGAATTTTAgtggtgtttttttatgtacgtTAATTAACTAGTTCCTTAACCACGATAgcctttaattaatatctttttattcaaaaaatgaggataaaatatgtagaatAACAAAAGGATTTAAAGGTCAAACTATATCGCTGGTGGGTGTAATCTTTTGAAGTCTATGAAGACCTGTGATGTGAACAGATTTAACATACTATAACCTTTAGAGGATACTCCACAAGATGGGTGTGTGGCATGTGGTGGTTCTTTGCCCTCATCATGTGTTCCTCCTATACCGCCAATCTCGCGGCTTTCCTCACAAACGCTGCCATGGACGACtccattaaaaatgttgaagaTCTTGCTTTGCAAACTAAAATCAAATACGGAACTGTAGATGGAGGTTCTacttattcattttttaaggtatatttaattttttaacgattatatcaattattctattttatttagataaataatcttaagGGCTGATTTAATGATCCAGAGATCCAACGTGTCCACATATCAGAGGATGTGGACTGCAATGGAAGCAGCAAGACCATCAgtctttgtaaaaaataatgatgaagGTGTAGAAAGGGTTGTTAAATCAAAACGAGGATACGCTTTCCTAATGGAGTCAACCGCTATCGAATATCAACTTGAACGAAACTGCAATTTAATGCAAGTTGGCAACGAACTCGATTCTAAGGGATATGGTATTGCCATGCCTTTTTGTAAGTGATTTTATGTAGTAAGTCACATAATAGAAGTTGTATGTAAATCTTTAACGaaagctatttttaatattaagatatattgaAGTTCCAGTCTCATGAATTCGTTCGCACGTAACATACATCATATTCctagaaataataagaaaagcaATGTGAAATCCTAAACGGCTTTCTTCGTGGTAATATAACCCAATAGGGGCAAAGTGACataaatgtgttatatttgatttttgttgCAGTGTCGTCTTACAGAACAGCGGTTGATAATGCCCTTCTAAAATTAGCTGAAGGTGGTAAATTGTTGGAACTTAAAAATCGTTGGTGGAAGCCAGCAGAGAAACGGTGTACGGTAGGTGTCACTGTATCCGCAGTTATAGCCTATCCttccacagattataaaaaacagaaacattttttgtatttaaaaaaagttgttgGTCTTAGCTTcgttatttaagaaatgtcGAAACAATAACAATCTCTGTAGTGCTAAAATATTGAGAGCACTTAATTTGCGAATCAGGctgaaactaattaaaaataatatttaaagcaaaattttacaaattaaatttactactTTATAggtgcatatatatatatatatatatatatatgattttgatGATGATGGTTAGCTCAGATCTCAATCAATCAAATGCATTGTAgctatgttataaaaaagaaaattgtattttaaattcagcAATCAAAATAATCCACAGGTGGCCAAGAAAATCGAGAATCATAGAAAACAAAAcgctcattataattttaaaactccaTGAAATCTAAAAGTGCGATTGCTAGAAAATTGCAATTGgactaaattataaacttttacacttcaaatatttattaactacaagaagaatatttttcattcaacaaTTCTGtactttcataattttaacaaacctCAGTTTTCTAATGAAAGTGTTATCGTTTCTATTAACTAAATTGTCGTTATCGGACCCCAAACAATTTCCATTCAAACTAAAACCATCAGACGAAAAAGTCCTTTCACTTACTCTATTTCTTTTAGTAATCGACAAGGTTAAACAGTTTGTAAATTGTGTTATACTTATGTTGCTAGTCTTTTTCTATCCGTTCAGTATACAACTTCGAATCGAGTCTTGATTTCATTGGTATGCTAGGTATGTCGGTTAggaaatatatagaattccTGATTCACGAGTTAAGTCAAAGCACAACAGTAATAATCTAGGTAGGACGCGATATTacatgttgtatataaaactattaatttaaataaggatattgttctaaaatttaaaaaatcgttgactttttttataattgataacgTGTAATTTTCACTATGTTTATCTATGTTTGGAATATTATTTCTTGGGTCTCTTTGTTTGCCCAAATGCTGAAATGATGGATATGTTCTACAGTCAGAAGAAGTTGGAGATAAGGGAGGTAGTGCCGTGGAGCTTGGTGTAGACAACGTGGGTGGAGTCTTTGTTGTTCTGGCTGTTGGTTGCGGCCTAGCAGCTTGTATGGGAGGATTCGAATTCCTCTGGCACGTTAGAGATGTTGCTGTTGAACAGAAGTTAAGTTAACTGCatgcttaatatttaaatcaacttcccgtgatatttatttatcggaATAACAAGATTCGAATCTATGACTCCCAAAATATCTCATCtcagtaatttttaacattaagctacttaaatgaaactagtattattcggatttactacgcggattatattatttaaaaactacataatcccgacgttttggttactttgcagcaatatactttactttataacaataaatccgaataatactagtttcatttaaatgaatactcgcgaaaatcttagatctcattattaagctacttattttgatttaatcaATTTGCCATATATTAGCATTTCAGTCATccaatttacaaaaacaattttggtGACGTATTTTAACCTTTATTTACCTTATACAGATTACTCAATCGGAAGTTTTTTGGGCGGAATTGAAATTCGCTTTGAGCTTTTGGGAAACTGAGAAGCCTGTCAACATTTCTCGATCATCGTCAGCTAAATCAGAAAACATTGCTTCCAGAGCATCGTCGGTGTTACGCTCTGTACTGGATTTAGCCCATcttgatgtttttaataaatgaatcaaACAGTTTATATTCATAGCTTAGGTCATTACGTAATGAGTATGgtcgttatatatattattttttctgtattataaaatgtaattagaTATTGTATCTTTAGCCATTCAAGAAGGATTTCTCTTAaatcatatgtttattattaaacagaagtaaaacaaataaatcacatATATTCTGATAAAATCGTTATTCTGCCTCTGAGATGTATATATCTCGGGGCGGGAACCATTCGCAACCTCCTTGCACAAGCTCATGATGTTaccgtatataaaaaaatacgctgGTCTTATGATTTTAAgacttctaaaatatttatgtaaaacatataAGAACTTTTTATACTCAGGTTTTAAGTGCTGTGcattctcatatttttttttttatttaattaaacgaatGAAACGAAGAAATGGGTTACgttttttacataacattgttttattaatgcaTTGCTTtagttattcaatatattattacgtttCATATTGGctgttatattgaaaattcttATACAGTAACTTACTTGTATTCATTGGTCGCTAGgactgctaaaattttatcttattaagaTTTACAgaacattatttgaataatacatGACCTTAAAATTTCTgtttaatttctattacaGCTTatgttaagttatttattactatagtcatttattttcatcGCAGTATTGATAAATAGTTGTCAATACAGAATCATTtacaaaagtattatatattacatattcaaGGGTTTGATGATTcagatatatcaatatatttcatcGAAGTTGATGAAACTTGTGGCTGCTCGGAGTACTGAGACTGCCCGAGACTGTGAACGCTCCCGAGACGGTGATGCTGTAGAAGGGGCTGCAGAACGTGGCGGCGCAGCCAGGCGGTGTAAGGCACGAGGATCCAAGGATGCATTCCACTCGCTCACAACCGCTTCTTTAAACGACACCTGaagatataattatgataattttcttttattatcttttaattttgtgacaacttattttattttaacacttatttgtatatatttttgattcagCTGTCGTTAagagtaatattttcaatgcaATACTCAAAATCAAGcctattgaatataaataaacttgttttaatgtatgtaaatgtttagTAGTTATAGGATATactaatttttgtaataacctTTTACGTATAACaagtgtattataataattgaccTTAACCTTGAGAttactttgaatttttttattgtaataattaatgcatttaaaatatgttccaaaataattttcaattttattcattaattcataaatatcattaataaagttCAGCAAAAAATCGAAATCTGCTAGAATTACTCTAAAGTCTAAACCAAGCCTAGTTCATTGGaacttataaagaaaaaatattagttcgaAAAATTATGCTCAAATAATCGATTTAGAATCGAGAAAATAGAAAGAAAACTCATCTTTTAGTAATCGATTATTAATACTAGAAAATATATCGTTGCAACAAATCCGTTTTATGTTAATGTGGCTTAAACGGTCCGTTTTATGTTAATGTGGCTTAAACGATACATACGAACATACACCTTAATGCgtgaaattagtttaaaattcaatggccgccaatattatattatattattatatcaataacttCGTTggtcaaaattatttcaaaaatattgtaaagacTCACATAATTTAAgatcatatatatacaacataaaaaaattctgttttaaGATGCTATTTACCTTTTCAGTGACACAAATCTTCTTAGCATGCAACAGGAAGTCTATAATTGCTACTAAGAATCCTATAAGGCCCCCAGAAGCAAGGACAATAAAGATCCCGcttgtatttttcatttgcaCAGAGCCGCTGTTTTCCTCGGTTTCAGTTTTCTGGGTGTAAGAATTAAAAACctcaatatcattaaaatttcataaaagactttataaaaaaaattgtgttaacAGTAGCTTTCATTCGTGGAACTGTtatagagatatttttattaccttacAATCCAAAGCATTGTCCTCTTTTTCCCACCATTTCGTTTTTAACTTCAACAATTCTCCTGATTCTTGGAGCGCTAGTATCGCGTTGTCAATTCCTCTTTTGTATGGTGAATCTTAAAGTTCAAGTTAaatctgtttattattttgttttactcaATATTCATGACAGGATTTTTATAAGGAAAAGCTCGCTGTAGCTACTATTACTAAAGACAATTGTAGCTACGATTACTTTAAACTTTGTAAACATAACACAAATGGTGTGGGATAGAAAAGGAAACATATTTGAAGAAACTAATTTCTCTCACAATAAATCGGTTGTATCGTAGGTGGACTGGTTTAacccttttttaataaaatttagttagtAGTGTTCCTATTAAGAAGAAACGTTTTTCCGAAACATTTGAACGACAAAACtcatgtgttttatatatatacatatatgtatacatatatgtactcgtatataATGATGCTTATTACCTTTTTCAGCTTTATGGCTGGTTCTTTATTTCACACGAATAatgataaacaatttaaatcataatacattatttacactATCGCACTTTCCTTCtcttctttaaattatatgaatatactttttacatttttcaattgaaaaattaagttattaatttgattgaaTTTTTCACTACTGAAcgtttaaacatatattctagatttgatatattgatcggaattaaaatcaatattacaaaacaatgagatctaagactactgcgagtaatcatttaaatgaaactaatattttcggattagaAAGCGTTAttctattacttttaaaactgcttcccgacgtttcggttactttgcagaaTCGCGATCACGGACACACGAGACGACAATTctcatcattttaaaaatgaaaaaaataacacaaaataatccgaaaatattagtttcataacaaaacaatattctacTGACTTTTCGGCATTGCTATTCCATAATCCTTCGAATCTAGTTTCCCTCCAGTCATTTTAAGACTACAGAATCTCTGCATGTAATATTCAATAGACGTGGACTCCATGAAAAACGCGTATTTTCCTTCACTACGTAAGACACGATCGCGACCTTCCTCGTTGGAGGTGGTGAAGACGGTAGGTCTTGCTGACTTCATCACATTCCACAGCTTCTTGTATAAAGTATCGTTAGATGTCTACAAGTTTcagttataaaacattaatcattaaacattgaaacaacaaacattcatatatcaattaaaggagcatatattaaatttcttttataatattttttccatgaCTCCATCCTATACTGCCActtaattaatcataaaattaataacgcTTAAATTCTAATGATATATCTATTGTATTTAAGCGTATGTAAAGATATATGGAGAACTACCTACTttacttgtattataaataatataaatcacgtTCGATGTAACTTACTTCAAAAAATCTGTAAGTAGATGCATTGTCGACAGTACCATAGGAAATGGAATTTTGATCAACGAGGTCCGAAACTTCCTGTAAATCATTGCTGCGACGACTTGCACTGAGAAAGGTGGACATGTTGGCTGTATAAGATGCTGTGACGATAAGAGCGAAGAACCACCACATACCAGCGACCCAGCGAGATCCCACCGCCCTGAAACAAccatacaaatatacaaacatgtattagaaatgtttaaaacgaACAGATAAAAACCCTAGGGTTAAGAATCAAAGAACGATCGCAGTACTGAGCTATtgaacagaatatttttatcttgcacgtaaaaaacattcaagcatagaaatttcataaaatagtttCAACCTGGGTAATATGTCGCAGCCCTGGGTCATGATGGAACCCATGGTGAGCCACATGCAATTGTACAAGCTCCATATGTTTTGTAAGTTCTCCGGATTCTGATTGCAGGGGTGGGGATTCACCCAATCATCTTGACTCATactgaaattatgttttaatttacatagattacttattgaattaaagaaacgtcatgtaaaaaaaatcacttaaatatatttagttaaaaaagtataacaaGAGTCAGAACAAAAGATAAACGGTTTACTCTTTCAAAAATAGCACTGTAGAGAAAGAAAGATTGTAATAGcttcacttatatatttttttggatttatataaaataatatttccatagGAATAAACCtaatttcaattcaatgaTTTTCGATAAAATTCGAATGTCCGAAGCAGTTTATGAACAGATGCGCTTTGTAAATTTCAAcggataatttaatataaaataatatccagTTTtacagaaacattttttttataaattttgaaatattataataagcattaaatttttaataatatattaaaagtaaacagcaaacctttaacataaatactAACCGAGCACATATTAGAAGGACAAaagatacaataatatatatcgtaGCTAAATACAGCCACACATCCAAAGACAAAGGTTTTATGAAAGAGAACATGTCAGGTTCTTCTGGCTCCGGTTCTTTGGTCAACAAACCGATCCCCAAAGACATAAAGGGTGTCGAGAAATCTACTAGGGCGTTCCTTTCTGATGTGATAGCAAGATCACATATTGCAAGATCGGCattctacaaaaaatattatatatactagttCGAATAATTTGTGTGAGGTAATAggaactaatataaatataattcaatagaaCTGACATGATCGAGGACCTCTCCTATAAGTCCACTCCATTTTTTGGTGCCAGCAATGGGATGGCCATAGTCATCACCGCTAACTCTATAAAACTCATACTTCAGATCCTTTCCATTGTTTCTCATGTGCTCAAATATCTTGTCTATCAGATCCACAGCATATCCTCGGAATGTTGTGGTTTCGTTGGAGAAATCAAAATAAGGTTTGCCTTTTCTTGACACAATCTgaaaaaattacgtaaaaaatcataaaattatattacatcttaagaattattaaaatttctaacatttttacaatttaatatgtttataaaagtaGTAAGTAAATAGTTCTCATGTACCCGTATAACTGACTTGGAACTTTTTGCTGAAGATCTTTCCGTGATGTCTTTTTCAGTGTACAGTGTGTCAGTCTTATAGTCCCATTTGCCGACGTAAATAAACTGACTCTCGTTACTTAGTTTGGAGTAATGGAGGACGAAATTTGTTCTTTTTCCATATTTGTCGAAGTTTACATTACCAGTGAAACCTTTATAAGTGGTCtggtaaacaaatataattagtcaGGTATTGgtactaattttaattgagggaaatatacacaaataatacGAGTAATGCTGTTACGATCgtttacaaaatgtttgaTGGTTGAGAAAACTAAAAGagattaagttaaattttaaatttaaattcaaaaaaatatatttttttttataattttcaatacatgtatattatgtataaaacctatgtgttgaatatttttttataactttaatgtaaACATACTATATGAGTAATTAGTTCATGGAAAATAATGTATGGGCTCTATTTAATCAACCTGTATACAACAGGTCACCTTTAGTATTGGgccttgttttatataaagtgcTAAATGCCATTACGAAAGACGTATATCTAGATTTGACTTGatttaaaaacctttaataaAGCGTCCCGTAATGCTGCCCCTTGAGGCCAGGCTGCTTCTTCATACTCCTTACTcttcataaaacataatgatGGCGGATCTGCTATCGGTATTAGTCTTCTAGAATATTCTTCTTGATCCTCGATCTCCATCAGCATACTTCTTATAGCTTTGTCTAGATGACCCAACGCATCCGCAGTCAAGGCCGTCTCCaactaaaaaaacacacacaaattgcaataaaactaacaaataCGAGATATTTAACTAAATCATTTTACccgaatattataattgctcATATCTTTGTCTATCCATCGTATGTCGTTGGGCATAGTTAGGTGCAATGTTGATACATTGGCCCTGAAGTCGGCGAGATCTTCAAGATTTATTGTATAGGCATCAAGTgctgttaatataaaactctgtaaaatatacacattcaTTCATTAAGAACATACAACAATGAGGTGGCAGAATGTTTCATTTTACTAAAAGTTTcaagaaaaagtttttacacATCTGGTCTGCCCGTGATTACGAAACGTctagagtatgtagtttttagaataataaaatacccgtagtaatccgaaaatattagtttcatttaaatgataactcgcgaaagtcttagacctCGTTAAGTTTCTACCTGATATTGAGTTGAATTTTCAACTTCTGTCATCTGTTCCATATAAGTCTTCACATTATCAACAGCACAGTCTAAAACATGGTAACTCATGTGCaccactttaaatatatacttaaaagttTCTCTGTTGTCGCCATTGGGATCcaaccttttaaataatatttgatcaTTTTTATACGGccacgtatttataatttcttgaaGGCGGATAAAAcctgaaatataatttgtattgagctcatttataaacaaaatactagATCCACGGCTTGTTATTTATccagatattaataattatataaaataaatataaattaatacgtaATGTCAAACTCACTGCCTTCGTCTTCGTAAAGAATAGTGAACTTGTCCCAATTTAGAGTCTTTATGAGAGTTGCAAAGGCTCTTGATATTATTTCCGGTGACGGGTGATAGAAAAATGAGTACATATCATTTTCGAGTGTCGCTGGCGGCTGCCATCCCAGGATTAAATGTGATATCTTTAATGAAATTGATTAGTTCATATGTAAATAgaaaacatatgttttatCATCATCAGTAACAACTCGCTCATACATGAActtgaaacttatatatgccttatttaatcataactaaaataatacctataatataataatacagatat
This genomic window from Danaus plexippus chromosome 14, MEX_DaPlex, whole genome shotgun sequence contains:
- the LOC116769746 gene encoding glutamate receptor ionotropic, kainate 2-like — protein: MIYFMLHLVAIIVNSQTGCAEVSTRLPIGGLFNSKTLPNSALAFENILKIGTTNAYHGKLIAAQVTDSYSTALEMCANTSSDDGIVALVDARPTNGICDVTCSICNKLNISHLILGWQPPATLENDMYSFFYHPSPEIISRAFATLIKTLNWDKFTILYEDEGSFIRLQEIINTWPYKNDQILFKRLDPNGDNRETFKYIFKVVHMSYHVLDCAVDNVKTYMEQMTEVENSTQYQSFILTALDAYTINLEDLADFRANVSTLHLTMPNDIRWIDKDMSNYNIRLETALTADALGHLDKAIRSMLMEIEDQEEYSRRLIPIADPPSLCFMKSKEYEEAAWPQGAALRDALLKTTYKGFTGNVNFDKYGKRTNFVLHYSKLSNESQFIYVGKWDYKTDTLYTEKDITERSSAKSSKSVIRIVSRKGKPYFDFSNETTTFRGYAVDLIDKIFEHMRNNGKDLKYEFYRVSGDDYGHPIAGTKKWSGLIGEVLDHNADLAICDLAITSERNALVDFSTPFMSLGIGLLTKEPEPEEPDMFSFIKPLSLDVWLYLATIYIIVSFVLLICARMSQDDWVNPHPCNQNPENLQNIWSLYNCMWLTMGSIMTQGCDILPRAVGSRWVAGMWWFFALIVTASYTANMSTFLSASRRSNDLQEVSDLVDQNSISYGTVDNASTYRFFETSNDTLYKKLWNVMKSARPTVFTTSNEEGRDRVLRSEGKYAFFMESTSIEYYMQRFCSLKMTGGKLDSKDYGIAMPKNSPYKRGIDNAILALQESGELLKLKTKWWEKEDNALDCKKTETEENSGSVQMKNTSGIFIVLASGGLIGFLVAIIDFLLHAKKICVTEKVSFKEAVVSEWNASLDPRALHRLAAPPRSAAPSTASPSRERSQSRAVSVLRAATSFINFDEIY